AGCAGCTGCCCGTCTTTCTCATCGGCCCCCAGGAACACCACTCCAACGAAATCAGCCTGCGGGAAACCGGCGCCACCGTCATCCGCATTCCCCTGAACGCCCAGGGCACCATCAACCTGGACACTCTGCGCGCCGAAGCCGCCCGCCACGCCCACCGTCAGATCATCGGCTCCTTCTCCACCGCCTCCAACGTCAGCGGCGACCTGCTGCCCTGGGAAGAAGTCTCGCGCATCATCCGCCAGCACCAGGGCCTGGTATGCTTCGATATGGCCGCATCTTCGCCCTACATGAACATCGACAACAGCCTCTATGACGCCGCCTTCCTCTCGCCCCACAAACTGCTGGGCGGCCCCGGCAGCTGCGGACTGCTGGCCATCCGCCGTACCCTGGTGGACACCAGCCTGCCCCCCACCTTCGGTGGAGGCGGAACCGTGGGATACGTCTCCCGCCAGCAGCACGATTTTGTGGAAAACCTGGAGCAGCGCGAAGACGCCGGAACCCCCGGCATCCTGCAACTCCTGCGCGCCAGCTTTGCCTACCAGCTGCGCAACGAAGTGGGCTTCGCCTTCATGGAACAACGCAAAAACAACCTCAGCAGCGTCTTCCTGGAAGGCCTGGGAAATATCGGCAGCCACACCATCTACGGCCCCGCCCAGGACATCCCGCGCATCAGCACCTTCGCCCTCAACTTTGAAGGCGTCAGCCCCTACAGCCTCTGCGAACACCTCTCCGAACTCTACCGCATCGAAACCCGCCCCGGCTGCAGCTGCGCCGGCCCCTACGGCCACGACCTGCTGAACATGCCCGACGACCACGACCTCGCCCGCAAACCCGCCTGGTTGCGCGTCAGCATCCACTACACCCACTCCCTCGAAGACGTGGAATACCTGCTGGAAAGCCTGCGCAAAGCCGTCAACGCCCTGCGCGGCAGGGAAGACCAGAAATGGGAAGCGTGCTGAAGCTGGGGGATAGGGGCTGGAGAATAGAGAGAGAGGAAAAGGCAGGGAGAGATTGAACCACGGAAAACACGGAAGGCACGGAAAAAGAGAGAAAGACATACCTCTCGCCAAGGCGCAAAGTCGCCAAGGAAAGGCAGGAGGATAAAACCGCAGAGGGTGTTTTTTACCGCGAATGAACGCAAATGGACGCGAATAACTTCCAGTATGAGCAGCCAGTAAGAGGGTTTACCACAGATGAACGCCGATTAACGCAGATGAATGCAGGGGAGCGGGGGTACGGAAAAGAGAGAAAAACATGCCTCTCGCCAAGGCGCAAAGTCGCCAAGGAAAGGCAGGAGGATAAAACCGCAGAGGGTGTTTTTTACCGGTAGAGTAGAGAGCAGGTTTCACCCTGCTCCCCCTCCTCAAACCGGACATGCGGATTTCCCGCATCCGGCTTTCCTGCTGCCTTCACCTGAAGGAACACGCAGAATTATCTGCTTCGCCTGCAGGTACAGCTGCTTCATCAGACCAGGGATTCTTCCGGCAGCATGGCTTTTCCATTACGGGTACTCACGACTCTGCAGGGTTTGTTATCGAGTGAGTCCACTCAAGCAAACATCCCATTTGCCAATAACTCAGCATGACAACAGTAAGGCCCCTTCGCTCCACCAGCATTACCCGGTTTCAGCACTACTATGGGCCTCTCCGACTCCCACATTACAGGAAAACATGGTTATGCATTCCCATGCACCCTTTTGGCTCGAAGCCACAGCAATATGGGCCTCCCAGGTTCCTGACCAATCTGTCGGTACGCGCTGCCTCCAACCACCCCGGAGAGTCCGATGCATGCACTTGTCTGTTGCTTCTGCAACGATTATAGGCTTCACCTCATTCGGCAGGATGGCCACTCTCAA
This portion of the Desulfurispirillum indicum S5 genome encodes:
- a CDS encoding aminotransferase class V-fold PLP-dependent enzyme, with protein sequence MKNLFRRLLPSEHPFQELRQNVIKAPDTYYFDFTATGLGYQPIEERIAEAMQDYANTHSKIARSAALTSSRYDVARSRLKDFLGINNEFALLPCGNGSTAAMKKFQELLGIYIPPATRKRLGIAIDPEQLPVFLIGPQEHHSNEISLRETGATVIRIPLNAQGTINLDTLRAEAARHAHRQIIGSFSTASNVSGDLLPWEEVSRIIRQHQGLVCFDMAASSPYMNIDNSLYDAAFLSPHKLLGGPGSCGLLAIRRTLVDTSLPPTFGGGGTVGYVSRQQHDFVENLEQREDAGTPGILQLLRASFAYQLRNEVGFAFMEQRKNNLSSVFLEGLGNIGSHTIYGPAQDIPRISTFALNFEGVSPYSLCEHLSELYRIETRPGCSCAGPYGHDLLNMPDDHDLARKPAWLRVSIHYTHSLEDVEYLLESLRKAVNALRGREDQKWEAC